A DNA window from Chryseobacterium sp. MEBOG06 contains the following coding sequences:
- a CDS encoding helix-turn-helix transcriptional regulator, whose translation MSSNKNALIRYKTLDKCLKNKYRKYTLEDLIDECSEALFEFEGKESYVSKRTVQLDLQNMRSEKFGYEAPIEVYERRYYRYSDPDYSIHNISVNESDLKAMNNAVQILKQFKDFSMFKEMNGVIQKLEDSIHATSQKSIIHLDKNEQLKGLEHIDILYESIANKKVLKIFYKSFTAKESNIFTVHPQLLKEFNNRWFLICLYKQKMYNLALDRMESIEIDESLQYIDKDLDGDEYFKDIIGVTVADGMAPRNVVFWVDSGNAPYVKTKPLHKSQVIVSEDNEGTIFKICVQINFELERLLLGFGDSLIVHRPQKLRIKMEEKFSAGSKNYQNLIVTDEN comes from the coding sequence ATGTCATCCAATAAAAACGCTCTGATTCGATATAAAACATTAGATAAATGCCTTAAAAACAAATACAGGAAATATACGCTTGAAGATCTCATTGACGAATGTTCCGAAGCTTTATTTGAATTCGAAGGTAAGGAGTCCTATGTCAGTAAGCGAACGGTTCAGCTTGATCTGCAGAATATGCGGAGTGAGAAGTTCGGATATGAGGCTCCTATTGAAGTCTATGAAAGAAGATATTACCGGTACAGTGATCCCGATTACAGTATCCATAACATCTCTGTGAATGAAAGTGATCTGAAGGCAATGAATAATGCGGTTCAGATTTTAAAGCAGTTCAAAGACTTTTCGATGTTTAAAGAAATGAACGGGGTTATCCAGAAACTGGAGGATTCTATTCATGCTACCAGCCAGAAATCGATTATTCATCTGGATAAAAATGAACAGCTGAAAGGACTTGAACACATCGATATTCTGTACGAAAGTATTGCCAATAAGAAAGTATTAAAGATTTTCTATAAAAGCTTTACCGCAAAAGAATCCAATATCTTCACGGTTCACCCGCAGTTGTTAAAGGAATTTAATAACCGCTGGTTCCTGATCTGTCTTTATAAACAGAAAATGTATAATCTGGCACTAGACAGGATGGAAAGTATCGAAATTGATGAAAGCCTTCAGTATATTGATAAAGATCTGGATGGGGACGAATATTTTAAAGATATTATAGGAGTTACAGTTGCAGATGGAATGGCTCCCAGAAACGTGGTTTTTTGGGTAGATTCCGGAAATGCCCCTTATGTAAAGACAAAACCACTCCATAAAAGCCAGGTGATTGTAAGTGAAGATAATGAAGGAACAATTTTTAAAATATGTGTCCAGATTAATTTTGAACTGGAAAGACTTCTGCTGGGGTTTGGCGATTCTCTGATTGTTCACAGACCTCAGAAACTGAGAATTAAAATGGAAGAGAAGTTCAGTGCAGGAAGTAAAAATTATCAGAATCTGATTGTTACCGATGAGAATTAA
- a CDS encoding DUF1501 domain-containing protein, translated as MLIKRREFLKISSLATASLLVPNFLQSMTLDDALVPGQNILVVLQFTGGNDGLNTIIPAKNDIYFRERKTLAIQDSLSLTDEAGINPSLSYFKELFDNGELSVMNSVGYPNPDKSHFRSMDIWQSASRSDQFLETGWLGRFLDEECYRCDHPTQALEVDDMLSLALKGENNKAFAFKDPKRLYQTSQEKYFKSLYDHHHDDETVSYLYQTLGSTINNAGYIFEKSKAKKTEQVYPNSQLGKDFKTVASLIKSDINTQVYYLSVGSFDTHVNQSDRQKKLFDDINEAVKSFVADMKSNGLFNNMLLMTFSEFGRRVAQNASNGTDHGTANQMFFISGALKKKGLLNPLPDLQNLNEGDLIYKEDFRKVYATILKNWLKADSSKVLGWKDGIYDFV; from the coding sequence ATGCTAATCAAAAGAAGAGAATTCCTCAAAATAAGTTCGTTGGCTACCGCTTCGCTGCTGGTGCCTAATTTTCTGCAATCAATGACATTGGATGATGCTCTGGTTCCGGGTCAGAATATTTTGGTGGTCCTCCAGTTTACAGGTGGTAATGATGGTTTAAATACTATCATTCCGGCAAAAAATGACATTTATTTCAGGGAAAGAAAAACACTGGCTATTCAGGATTCACTTTCTCTAACAGATGAAGCGGGGATCAATCCTTCTCTCTCCTATTTTAAAGAGCTTTTTGACAATGGTGAACTTTCTGTAATGAACAGTGTGGGATATCCAAATCCTGACAAATCCCACTTCCGGAGTATGGATATCTGGCAGTCTGCAAGCCGGAGCGATCAGTTTCTGGAAACAGGCTGGCTTGGGCGTTTTCTGGATGAAGAATGTTACCGTTGTGACCACCCAACTCAGGCACTGGAAGTAGATGATATGCTGAGTTTGGCGTTAAAAGGTGAAAATAATAAAGCTTTTGCTTTTAAAGATCCTAAAAGACTTTATCAAACCAGTCAGGAGAAGTATTTCAAATCTTTGTATGATCACCATCATGATGATGAGACAGTTTCTTATCTATATCAGACCCTGGGCTCTACCATCAATAATGCCGGTTATATTTTTGAAAAGAGTAAAGCTAAAAAGACAGAACAAGTTTATCCCAATTCACAATTAGGAAAAGATTTCAAAACAGTCGCTTCCTTAATAAAGTCTGATATCAATACACAGGTTTACTATCTTTCGGTGGGAAGTTTTGACACCCATGTTAATCAGAGCGACAGACAGAAAAAACTATTTGATGACATCAATGAAGCTGTAAAATCATTTGTTGCGGATATGAAAAGCAACGGGCTTTTCAATAATATGCTGCTGATGACTTTTTCGGAATTTGGCCGCCGTGTTGCTCAGAATGCCAGCAACGGAACGGATCATGGAACAGCCAACCAGATGTTTTTCATCAGCGGAGCTCTTAAAAAGAAAGGATTATTAAATCCTCTTCCAGATCTTCAAAACCTGAATGAAGGAGATCTCATCTACAAGGAAGATTTCAGAAAAGTATACGCTACGATTCTGAAAAACTGGCTAAAAGCGGATTCTTCTAAAGTGTTGGGGTGGAAAGACGGAATTTACGACTTTGTATAA
- a CDS encoding DUF1800 family protein: MADSLLKNKHLLWRAGFGVGINQIDDLKNKNTNTLLNDLFRQDSFKEITYDTPDSDPTADDMSSTAPAEKKKEMQRIYREQNNELNLNFLDSMVNSKEQMREKMAFFWHGHFASRVLNPKFNRQLLNTIRKNALGNFKDLLFEVSQSPAMLNFLNNQQNKKDHPNENFAREVMELFTMGRGNYTEKDVREGARAFTGWSYDKDGNFKERKNLHDEGIKTFLNKTGNFSGTDALNIILEQKATARFITAKIYRFFVNEKVDDTIVNSLSTKFYSSGYDIKKLVNEIFSSSWFYDQKNIGNRIKSPVELMAGIMRVLPMHIQNPENLIVYQKLLGQMLLYPPNVSGWPNGKSWIDSSTLMLRLQVPQIWSGLRPLEYSPREDDDIDMGMKSRETALNKTFKNPNITIDWERVDKIFAHKNCEDYLIQNAQSLDINTIKSFSDNSTKMNVINLMSTPEYQLM, translated from the coding sequence ATGGCTGATTCATTATTAAAAAACAAGCATCTTCTTTGGCGCGCAGGTTTCGGTGTTGGAATCAATCAGATTGATGATCTGAAAAATAAAAACACCAATACCCTTTTAAACGACCTGTTCAGGCAAGATAGCTTTAAAGAGATCACATATGACACTCCCGATTCAGATCCAACAGCTGATGACATGAGCAGCACCGCCCCTGCGGAAAAGAAAAAAGAAATGCAGCGGATTTATAGGGAACAGAACAATGAACTGAACCTTAATTTTCTGGATTCCATGGTGAACAGCAAGGAACAGATGAGAGAAAAGATGGCTTTTTTCTGGCATGGACATTTTGCATCAAGGGTTCTGAATCCAAAATTCAACAGGCAGCTTCTCAATACCATTCGGAAAAATGCATTGGGGAACTTCAAAGATCTGCTTTTCGAAGTCAGCCAATCACCGGCTATGCTCAACTTTCTGAACAATCAGCAGAATAAGAAAGATCATCCTAATGAAAATTTTGCCAGAGAGGTTATGGAGCTTTTTACGATGGGCAGGGGAAATTACACTGAAAAAGATGTACGGGAAGGAGCAAGAGCTTTTACAGGATGGAGCTATGATAAGGATGGAAATTTCAAAGAAAGAAAAAATCTTCATGATGAAGGAATCAAAACTTTTCTAAACAAAACAGGAAACTTCAGTGGAACAGATGCTTTAAACATTATTCTGGAACAGAAAGCGACGGCCAGATTTATTACGGCTAAGATCTATAGGTTTTTCGTTAATGAAAAGGTGGATGATACTATTGTAAACAGCTTAAGTACTAAGTTTTACAGCTCTGGATATGATATTAAAAAATTAGTGAATGAGATATTTTCAAGTTCATGGTTTTATGATCAGAAAAATATAGGAAACAGAATAAAATCTCCTGTAGAGCTGATGGCAGGAATCATGCGGGTACTTCCTATGCATATTCAGAATCCGGAAAACCTCATCGTTTATCAGAAACTCTTAGGACAGATGCTTCTTTATCCTCCCAATGTTTCAGGATGGCCCAATGGAAAATCCTGGATCGACAGTTCTACGCTGATGCTGAGGCTTCAGGTTCCACAGATCTGGTCCGGACTCCGTCCGCTAGAATACAGTCCTCGTGAGGATGACGATATTGATATGGGAATGAAATCCAGAGAAACAGCCTTAAATAAAACGTTTAAAAACCCGAATATCACCATAGACTGGGAACGTGTAGACAAGATATTTGCGCATAAAAACTGCGAGGATTATCTTATCCAAAATGCCCAAAGCCTGGATATAAATACGATAAAGAGTTTTTCTGATAACAGTACAAAAATGAATGTCATCAATCTGATGTCTACCCCGGAATATCAGTTAATGTAG